One Sparus aurata chromosome 5, fSpaAur1.1, whole genome shotgun sequence genomic window carries:
- the LOC115581080 gene encoding intracellular protein transport protein USO1-like isoform X1 produces MNRRAGQFSLQALPSLPTGLSLAPPLLPGIERKEKRFGKSITTSGGSVTSEKSHDRVLDKPRPGGLSNIPRASVPSRCSLAPPTLLGIERKEKRFGKSITTSGGSVTSEKSHDRVLDKPKPGGLLPIQQAALPTGWSLVPPPLPGIDRKEKRFGKSITTSGGSVTSEKSQECVMDKPRPGGLLPIPPLDPPQTLKMNPPDNINFGKKEKEKQKEKGIMKGIKGEGQELQEEVKRNLMLEIEQFSEESVVSEYSEVSLKEVEEDIKKDILLQPETTEAFQLMDKVQQQPFAFNGGKYSSAPINEQQEKRPLTHDKLDHMQSFIDNLQSKLEAKKKFASSLQQTVNQLNSDLKAERARNEELQSSLKEAVSQQRKEAADFEYMSQANEELLSEINFLQNELEAGEKQWQLGKKQLQENAEAYSRLEEALEKEKTRYSLACKKIQMQKEESEDLRASFEAMETEYERLKSKCHTFSQSNEEMMSKKNDSRLEEAIKKERAEKELMKAQVADLKNSQKDLQQTEDRLKVTITEMTAEREEHKKVIEKLQWDLKVSSSLPKEVAERDSVNRDEINALKRLVSEQQEKSQQKNDEIESMLFNIQDLKSRIEAKDNVVSSLQGTVHQYASDLRDERTRNCDLQRDYEAAVCQQLKVDQYASDLRDERSRNGDLQRDYEAAVCQQKKQAEELDLLTQKNQQLASDNKGLQDEQQTKDKLKVTISEMTADLEKYESVIEKLQKDLEASSSLHKEAAEHDELHLAEIKALKELISQQQEKSRQKDDEIESMLFDIQNLRSSIKAKDSNFSCLQQTVDQYASDIRDERKRTYDLQRDCEAALCQQQKEAEIRSRLEEAVRKENDHFSRACNKIKLQKKESADLRAQLKTMETAYERMKCEHFLHSESHEEMARQKRTISESQSTITKLVNMLDELKLESETRQGKLLEKLRQERKRNSELQQKVDETSAALIKEKTMCEKHRVELKESLTKQIETLEEKHQFAQALERAQYGFSQFQAQYLAKSNFQFGHISDTDFRLHQQFCSSNTPQ; encoded by the exons ATGAATAGAAGAGCAGGACAATTTTCCCTGCAGGCCCTACCGTCCCTGCCGACCGGGTTGTCTCTGGCCCCCCCACTGCTCCCAGGGAttgagaggaaagagaagagatTTGGAAAGTCAATCACAACG AGCGGTGGATCTGTGACATCAGAGAAGTCCCATGATCGTGTTCTGGACAAACCCAGACCAGGAGGACTTTCAAACATCCCACGGGCGTCAGTGCCATCCAGGTGTTCTCTGGCCCCCCCAACGCTCCTAGGGAttgagaggaaagagaagagatTTGGAAAGTCAATCACAACG AGCGGTGGATCTGTGACATCAGAGAAGTCCCATGATCGTGTTCTCGACAAACCCAAACCAGGAGGACTTTTACCCATCCAACAGGCGGCCCTGCCGACCGGGTGGTCTCTGGTCCCCCCACCGCTACCAGGGATTGACAGGAAAGAGAAGAGATTTGGAAAGTCAATCACAACG AGCGGTGGATCTGTGACATCAGAGAAGTCTCAGGAGTGTGTTATGGACAAACCCAGACCAGGAGGACTTCTACCCATCCCACCCCTGGACCCTCCACAGACCCTGAAGATGAATCCCCCTGACAATATTAATTTTggaaagaaggagaaggagaagcagAAGGAGAAGGGAATAATGAAAGGCATCAAGGGGGAAGGACAGGAGTTACAGGAGGAAGTTAAGAGGAACTTAATGCTGGAAATTGAGCAGTTTTCAGAAGAAAGTGTGGTCTCAGAGTATTCAGAAGTCTCTTTAAAAGAAGTTGAGGAGGACATTAAGAAGGACATCTTGCTGCAGCCTGAGACGACAGAAGCTTTTCAGCTGATGGACAAAGTCCAGCAGCAGCCCTTCGCTTTCAACGGAGGCAAATATTCCAGTGCTCCCATTAATGAGCAGCAGGAAAAAAGACCACTGACACACGATAAACTTGACCACATGCAGTCCTTTATTGACAACCTCCAAAGCAAACTTGAAGCCAAGAAAAAGTTTGCTTCCTCACTGCAGCAGACAGTCAACCAGCTCAATTCTGATCTCAAAGCAGAGAGAGCAAGAAATGAGGAACTCCAGAGTTCCTTGAAGGAAGCTGTCAGCCAGCAGCGGAAGGAAGCAGCAGACTTTGAGTACATGTCTCAGGCAAACGAAGAACTGTTATCTGAAATCAATTTCCTGCAAAATGAACTTGAGGCTGGCGAAAAACAGTGGCAGCTTGGTAAAAAACAGCTTCAGGAAAATGCAGAGGCTTACAGCAGACTTGAAGAGGCCCTTGAAAAGGAGAAGACTCGTTACTCCCTAgcatgtaaaaaaatacaaatgcaaaagGAAGAGAGCGAGGATCTCAGGGCTTCATTTGAGGCTATGGAGACAGAATATGAGAGACTAAAATCTAAATGCCACACTTTCTCTCAGTCCAATGAAGAGATGATGtcaaagaaaaatgacagcaGACTTGAGGAGGCCATTAAGAAGGAACGTGCTGAAAAAGAGCTCATGAAAGCGCAAGTGGCCGATCTAAAGAATTCACAAAAGGATCTCCAGCAGACAGAAGACAGGCTGAAAGTCACAATcactgaaatgacagctgaaCGTGAAGAGCACAAGAAGGTGATTGAGAAGCTTCAGTGGGATCTGAAGGTCTCCTCTAGTCTGCCAAAAGAAGTAGCAGAGCGTGACAGTGTGAATCGTGACGAAATCAATGCCCTTAAGAGACTCGtcagtgagcagcaggagaaaagTCAGcagaaaaatgatgaaattgaaTCAATGCTCTTCAATATTCAGGATCTCAAAAGCAGAATTGAAGCCAAGGACAACGTTGTTTCTTCACTGCAGGGCACAGTCCACCAGTACGCTTCTGACCTCAGAGACGAGAGAACAAGAAATTGTGACCTCCAGAGGGACTATGAGGCTGCTGTCTGCCAGCAGTTGAAAGTCGACCAGTACGCTTCTGACCTCAGAGATGAGAGATCAAGAAATGGTGACCTCCAGAGGGACTATGAGgctgctgtctgtcagcagAAGAAGCAAGCAGAAGAACTGGACCTCCTGACTCAGAAAAACCAACAACTGGCTTCTGACAATAAAGGGCTGCAAGATGAACAGCAGACGAAAGACAAGCTGAAAGTCACGATCTCTGAAATGACAGCTGATCTTGAGAAGTACGAGTCTGTGATTGAGAAGCTCCAGAAGGACCTGGAGGCGTCCTCTAGTCTGCACAAAGAAGCAGCAGAGCATGATGAGTTGCATCTTGCCGAAATCAAGGCACTTAAGGAACTCatcagtcagcagcaggagaaaagTCGGCAGAAAGATGATGAAATTGAATCCATGCTCTTTGATATTCAGAATCTTAGAAGCAGTATTAAAGCCAAGGACAGCAATTTTTCCTGCCTGCAGCAGACAGTCGACCAGTATGCATCTGACATCAGAGACGAGAGGAAAAGAACATATGACCTCCAGAGGGACTGTGAGGCTGCTCTCTGCCAGCAGCAGAAGGAAGCAGAAATTCGCAGCAGACTTGAGGAGGCTGTCAGGAAGGAGAATGATCACTTCTCGAGAGCATGTAACAAGATAAAGCTGCAAAAGAAAGAGAGTGCAGATCTCAGAGCTCAACTCAAGACAATGGAGACAGCGTATGAGAGAATGAAATGTGAACACTTCCTACACTCTGAGAGCCATGAAGAGATGGCAAGACAAAAAAGGACCATCTCTGAGAGTCAATCTACCATCACTAAGCTTGTGAACATGCTAGATGAACTCAAATTGGAGTCAGAGACAAGACAGGGTAAACTTCTAGAAAAGCTAAgacaggaaaggaaaagaaactcAGAGTTACAGCAGAAAGTTGATGAGACTTCGGCTGCTCTGATAAAAGAAAAGACCATGTGTGAGAAGCACCGTGTCGAGCTCAAGGAATCTTTGACCAAACAGATCGAGACTCTGGAGGAAAAGCATCAATTTGCTCAGGCTCTCGAGAGGGCTCAGTACGGCTTTTCCCAGTTTCAGGCACAATACCTGGCAAAGTCAAACTTTCAGTTTGGACACATCAGTGACACTGATTTCAGGCTCCACCAGCAATTCTGTAGCAGCAATACACCGCAGTAG
- the LOC115581080 gene encoding intracellular protein transport protein USO1-like isoform X2: protein MNRRAGQFSLQALPSLPTGLSLAPPLLPGIERKEKRFGKSITTSGGSVTSEKSQECVMDKPRPGGLLPIPPLDPPQTLKMNPPDNINFGKKEKEKQKEKGIMKGIKGEGQELQEEVKRNLMLEIEQFSEESVVSEYSEVSLKEVEEDIKKDILLQPETTEAFQLMDKVQQQPFAFNGGKYSSAPINEQQEKRPLTHDKLDHMQSFIDNLQSKLEAKKKFASSLQQTVNQLNSDLKAERARNEELQSSLKEAVSQQRKEAADFEYMSQANEELLSEINFLQNELEAGEKQWQLGKKQLQENAEAYSRLEEALEKEKTRYSLACKKIQMQKEESEDLRASFEAMETEYERLKSKCHTFSQSNEEMMSKKNDSRLEEAIKKERAEKELMKAQVADLKNSQKDLQQTEDRLKVTITEMTAEREEHKKVIEKLQWDLKVSSSLPKEVAERDSVNRDEINALKRLVSEQQEKSQQKNDEIESMLFNIQDLKSRIEAKDNVVSSLQGTVHQYASDLRDERTRNCDLQRDYEAAVCQQLKVDQYASDLRDERSRNGDLQRDYEAAVCQQKKQAEELDLLTQKNQQLASDNKGLQDEQQTKDKLKVTISEMTADLEKYESVIEKLQKDLEASSSLHKEAAEHDELHLAEIKALKELISQQQEKSRQKDDEIESMLFDIQNLRSSIKAKDSNFSCLQQTVDQYASDIRDERKRTYDLQRDCEAALCQQQKEAEIRSRLEEAVRKENDHFSRACNKIKLQKKESADLRAQLKTMETAYERMKCEHFLHSESHEEMARQKRTISESQSTITKLVNMLDELKLESETRQGKLLEKLRQERKRNSELQQKVDETSAALIKEKTMCEKHRVELKESLTKQIETLEEKHQFAQALERAQYGFSQFQAQYLAKSNFQFGHISDTDFRLHQQFCSSNTPQ, encoded by the exons ATGAATAGAAGAGCAGGACAATTTTCCCTGCAGGCCCTACCGTCCCTGCCGACCGGGTTGTCTCTGGCCCCCCCACTGCTCCCAGGGAttgagaggaaagagaagagatTTGGAAAGTCAATCACAACG AGCGGTGGATCTGTGACATCAGAGAAGTCTCAGGAGTGTGTTATGGACAAACCCAGACCAGGAGGACTTCTACCCATCCCACCCCTGGACCCTCCACAGACCCTGAAGATGAATCCCCCTGACAATATTAATTTTggaaagaaggagaaggagaagcagAAGGAGAAGGGAATAATGAAAGGCATCAAGGGGGAAGGACAGGAGTTACAGGAGGAAGTTAAGAGGAACTTAATGCTGGAAATTGAGCAGTTTTCAGAAGAAAGTGTGGTCTCAGAGTATTCAGAAGTCTCTTTAAAAGAAGTTGAGGAGGACATTAAGAAGGACATCTTGCTGCAGCCTGAGACGACAGAAGCTTTTCAGCTGATGGACAAAGTCCAGCAGCAGCCCTTCGCTTTCAACGGAGGCAAATATTCCAGTGCTCCCATTAATGAGCAGCAGGAAAAAAGACCACTGACACACGATAAACTTGACCACATGCAGTCCTTTATTGACAACCTCCAAAGCAAACTTGAAGCCAAGAAAAAGTTTGCTTCCTCACTGCAGCAGACAGTCAACCAGCTCAATTCTGATCTCAAAGCAGAGAGAGCAAGAAATGAGGAACTCCAGAGTTCCTTGAAGGAAGCTGTCAGCCAGCAGCGGAAGGAAGCAGCAGACTTTGAGTACATGTCTCAGGCAAACGAAGAACTGTTATCTGAAATCAATTTCCTGCAAAATGAACTTGAGGCTGGCGAAAAACAGTGGCAGCTTGGTAAAAAACAGCTTCAGGAAAATGCAGAGGCTTACAGCAGACTTGAAGAGGCCCTTGAAAAGGAGAAGACTCGTTACTCCCTAgcatgtaaaaaaatacaaatgcaaaagGAAGAGAGCGAGGATCTCAGGGCTTCATTTGAGGCTATGGAGACAGAATATGAGAGACTAAAATCTAAATGCCACACTTTCTCTCAGTCCAATGAAGAGATGATGtcaaagaaaaatgacagcaGACTTGAGGAGGCCATTAAGAAGGAACGTGCTGAAAAAGAGCTCATGAAAGCGCAAGTGGCCGATCTAAAGAATTCACAAAAGGATCTCCAGCAGACAGAAGACAGGCTGAAAGTCACAATcactgaaatgacagctgaaCGTGAAGAGCACAAGAAGGTGATTGAGAAGCTTCAGTGGGATCTGAAGGTCTCCTCTAGTCTGCCAAAAGAAGTAGCAGAGCGTGACAGTGTGAATCGTGACGAAATCAATGCCCTTAAGAGACTCGtcagtgagcagcaggagaaaagTCAGcagaaaaatgatgaaattgaaTCAATGCTCTTCAATATTCAGGATCTCAAAAGCAGAATTGAAGCCAAGGACAACGTTGTTTCTTCACTGCAGGGCACAGTCCACCAGTACGCTTCTGACCTCAGAGACGAGAGAACAAGAAATTGTGACCTCCAGAGGGACTATGAGGCTGCTGTCTGCCAGCAGTTGAAAGTCGACCAGTACGCTTCTGACCTCAGAGATGAGAGATCAAGAAATGGTGACCTCCAGAGGGACTATGAGgctgctgtctgtcagcagAAGAAGCAAGCAGAAGAACTGGACCTCCTGACTCAGAAAAACCAACAACTGGCTTCTGACAATAAAGGGCTGCAAGATGAACAGCAGACGAAAGACAAGCTGAAAGTCACGATCTCTGAAATGACAGCTGATCTTGAGAAGTACGAGTCTGTGATTGAGAAGCTCCAGAAGGACCTGGAGGCGTCCTCTAGTCTGCACAAAGAAGCAGCAGAGCATGATGAGTTGCATCTTGCCGAAATCAAGGCACTTAAGGAACTCatcagtcagcagcaggagaaaagTCGGCAGAAAGATGATGAAATTGAATCCATGCTCTTTGATATTCAGAATCTTAGAAGCAGTATTAAAGCCAAGGACAGCAATTTTTCCTGCCTGCAGCAGACAGTCGACCAGTATGCATCTGACATCAGAGACGAGAGGAAAAGAACATATGACCTCCAGAGGGACTGTGAGGCTGCTCTCTGCCAGCAGCAGAAGGAAGCAGAAATTCGCAGCAGACTTGAGGAGGCTGTCAGGAAGGAGAATGATCACTTCTCGAGAGCATGTAACAAGATAAAGCTGCAAAAGAAAGAGAGTGCAGATCTCAGAGCTCAACTCAAGACAATGGAGACAGCGTATGAGAGAATGAAATGTGAACACTTCCTACACTCTGAGAGCCATGAAGAGATGGCAAGACAAAAAAGGACCATCTCTGAGAGTCAATCTACCATCACTAAGCTTGTGAACATGCTAGATGAACTCAAATTGGAGTCAGAGACAAGACAGGGTAAACTTCTAGAAAAGCTAAgacaggaaaggaaaagaaactcAGAGTTACAGCAGAAAGTTGATGAGACTTCGGCTGCTCTGATAAAAGAAAAGACCATGTGTGAGAAGCACCGTGTCGAGCTCAAGGAATCTTTGACCAAACAGATCGAGACTCTGGAGGAAAAGCATCAATTTGCTCAGGCTCTCGAGAGGGCTCAGTACGGCTTTTCCCAGTTTCAGGCACAATACCTGGCAAAGTCAAACTTTCAGTTTGGACACATCAGTGACACTGATTTCAGGCTCCACCAGCAATTCTGTAGCAGCAATACACCGCAGTAG